A genomic stretch from Haemophilus parainfluenzae ATCC 33392 includes:
- the recR gene encoding recombination mediator RecR codes for MQSSPLLEHLIENLRCLPGVGPKSAQRMAYHLLQRNRSGGMNLARALTEAMSKIGHCSQCRDFTEEETCNICNNPRRQNSGLLCVVEMPADIQAIEQTGQFSGRYFVLMGHLSPLDGIGPKEIGLDLLQKRLVEESFHEVILATNPTVEGDATANYIAEICHQHNIKVSRIAHGIPVGGELETVDGTTLTHSFLGRRQID; via the coding sequence ATGCAAAGCAGTCCACTTTTAGAACATCTTATTGAAAATCTTCGTTGCTTGCCGGGTGTTGGCCCGAAATCAGCGCAGCGTATGGCTTATCATCTTTTACAGCGCAACCGTAGCGGTGGGATGAACTTAGCACGCGCGTTAACGGAAGCAATGTCTAAAATTGGGCATTGTTCACAGTGCCGTGATTTTACTGAAGAGGAAACGTGCAATATTTGTAACAATCCTCGTCGCCAAAATTCAGGTTTGCTTTGCGTGGTGGAAATGCCGGCGGATATTCAAGCCATTGAGCAAACCGGCCAATTTTCTGGGCGTTATTTTGTCTTAATGGGGCATTTATCGCCTTTAGATGGTATTGGTCCGAAAGAAATTGGTTTAGATTTATTGCAAAAACGTCTGGTTGAAGAATCTTTCCACGAAGTGATTTTAGCGACCAATCCAACGGTGGAAGGCGATGCGACAGCCAATTATATTGCTGAAATTTGCCATCAACATAATATTAAGGTAAGTCGTATTGCTCACGGGATCCCTGTTGGTGGGGAGTTAGAAACCGTGGACGGCACCACCTTAACTCACTCTTTCTTAGGTCGTCGTCAGATCGACTAA